In one window of Cydia pomonella isolate Wapato2018A chromosome 16, ilCydPomo1, whole genome shotgun sequence DNA:
- the LOC133526727 gene encoding uncharacterized protein LOC133526727 isoform X2 yields MDLKNLKKTRASFKSKLTIFKSYLEPLLSCHTLNNLQNHELNTRFIKIQDMYNDFDSVQTDIENLTEIPGDEHTERENFETSYFGALAAAQELLSRHTAAGAASAAPEDNLVTGSNVVTALTELQVRNKWRRDGGQLKLGEMVLVKDDRLPPSRWLLGRVTAVYPGNDGVSRVADVTTTTGTLRRAYNRLCPLPLTLDQDGPRGPAC; encoded by the exons ATGGatttaaaaaatctcaaaaaaacacGTGCCTCTTTCAAATCAAAGCTTAccatatttaaatcatatttagaGCCTCTTTTGTCATGCCATACGCTAAATAATTTGCAAAATCATGAGCTGAATACCAGATTCATTAAAATCCAAGATATGTACAATGATTTTGATTCCGTTCAAACTGATATAGAAAATTTGACGGAAATTCCAGGTGACGAACACACAGAACGGGAAAATTTCGAGACAAGCTACTTCGGTGCCTTGGCTGCTGCGCAGGAACTGCTCAGCAGGCACACCGCGGCTGGTGCTGCTTCTGCGGCGCCTGAGGACAATCTGGTAACGGGTTCCAATGTCGTTACTGCACTCACAG AACTGCAGGTCCGAAACAAATGGCGCAGGGATGGAGGCCAGCTGAAGCTTGGCGAGATGGTTCTCGTCAAAGACGACCGCTTGCCCCCCAGCAGATGGCTGCTTGGGCGAGTCACCGCAGTCTACCCGGGCAACGACGGAGTCAGCCGCGTCGCTGACGTCACCACCACCACAGGGACGCTGAGAAGGGCCTACAACAGGCTCTGCCCGCTCCCACTGACATTGGACCAGGATGGTCCAAGGGGGCCAGCTTGTTAA
- the LOC133526727 gene encoding uncharacterized protein LOC133526727 isoform X1 yields MDLKNLKKTRASFKSKLTIFKSYLEPLLSCHTLNNLQNHELNTRFIKIQDMYNDFDSVQTDIENLTEIPGDEHTERENFETSYFGALAAAQELLSRHTAAGAASAAPEDNLVTGSNVVTALTGGPNIKLPTIHLPTFSGRYQDWLEYHDTYKSLIHDNQSIPIIHKFHYLRSSLKDGASLVIKSLEFSSDNYKVAWDLLCERYTNDRILVNNHLNALFNINPVLQESSRALRNTIDLINKNLRALKTLNLPTEHWDILIIHMVTSKLDSATLRDWETERNNIKKLPTLTEFTTFLRNRADLLETMEEAQTLNKPRRHSDITHNRPKSFLVNHAQNQTQYKYKCPVCKNNHSIYQCTKFKTMPVESRINKVNQLNLCTNCLRSGHDEQRCRLSSCRLCTQRHNTMLHMNNQAKADPKSSTSKPNDCVASPTLKEHTQAPQQITNSAALCSTFGSHRVPLSTAVINVSDYDGHTHQVRVLLDNGSISSFITKDLQAKLKLPTYSTSISVTGLEKKRSSITEHCDVTITSRTQDYTAEVNCFVVQEITDMIPFTKLNCDSFTIPPHIHLADPNFHEPSEVQMLLGAELFWECITYNHISLGKKKPVLVETTLGWLVAGSIHTQNSKQKQPYTVHCNLINNIELDAKLDKFFELESVPSTQQIHTKGESECERIFTQSTTRHPDGKFVVTIPLKESPECLGDSKAQALLRFQALEHKFKRTRCLVQLGQECAEKNVSETILHDFYIDDYISGNDDKATLLETCRGVIKTLESAHFHLRKWRSNTPSLLDNLVAENSSDELFKLDTENHSKTLGLLWSCQSDELLFSVAENLKPKPTTLNPADIGSRGQSASNLKNSLLWWEGPPFLHETEIQWPTQPQNLPLENLPEVKIQCHVSTEQCEDNFTSKYSNFCKLQRIVAYMNRFVHNCKNITNKNTGPLKVSELNLSLQMLCKQVQTDKFSEQLSRLLNKRPLSHKDTLLKFNPFVDTFGIMRVGGRLASSYYDYNTKHPILLHASHHITKILVHHYHRMLMHTGPQLMLVTLRHRYWIINGRNLCRQTSQSCITCLRYSGKTHQPIMGNLPLQRVQSEYVFANTSCDYAGPILIASRKGRGCQMKKAYIVVFVYLAVRAVHLELVTDLTAMGFIAALNRFIARRGKPATILSDNGTCFIGACNELAKFLKNNSEEITSYSASKEIEFKFCPAYSPHFNGLAEGAVKQNCRSETNGAGMEAS; encoded by the exons ATGGatttaaaaaatctcaaaaaaacacGTGCCTCTTTCAAATCAAAGCTTAccatatttaaatcatatttagaGCCTCTTTTGTCATGCCATACGCTAAATAATTTGCAAAATCATGAGCTGAATACCAGATTCATTAAAATCCAAGATATGTACAATGATTTTGATTCCGTTCAAACTGATATAGAAAATTTGACGGAAATTCCAGGTGACGAACACACAGAACGGGAAAATTTCGAGACAAGCTACTTCGGTGCCTTGGCTGCTGCGCAGGAACTGCTCAGCAGGCACACCGCGGCTGGTGCTGCTTCTGCGGCGCCTGAGGACAATCTGGTAACGGGTTCCAATGTCGTTACTGCACTCACAGGTGGgccaaatattaaattacctacaattCATTTACCTACCTTTTCTGGGCGCTATCAGGACTGGTTAGAATACCATGATACCTACAAATCTCTCATACACGATAATCAATCAATTCCAATCATCCACAAATTTCATTATTTGCGAAGTTCATTGAAAGACGGTGCTTCACTCGTAATTAAATCACTAGAGTTCTCGTCTGATAACTATAAGGTCGCATGGGATTTGCTTTGTGAACGTTACACAAACGATAGAATATTGGTAAATAATCACTTAAAtgcattatttaacataaaccCCGTGCTTCAAGAATCTTCAAGGGCCTTACGAAATACCATAgatttaatcaataaaaatcTCAGGGCTTTGAAGACTCTTAATTTACCCACAGAGCACTGGGACATCCTCATAATCCACATGGTAACTAGCAAACTCGATTCAGCCACTTTGCGCGATTGGGAAACCGAGcgcaataatattaaaaaactaccAACATTAACGGAATTTACCACTTTCTTAAGAAATCGCGCAGATTTGCTAGAAACCATGGAGGAGGCACAAACACTAAATAAACCACGTCGACACAGCGACATTACTCACAATCGTCCTAAATCATTTCTTGTAAACCATGCTCAAAATCAGACTCAGTATAAATATAAGTGTCCTGTTTGCAAAAATAATCACTCAATTTATCAATGTACTAAGTTTAAAACAATGCCAGTTGAATCCCGCATTAATAAAGTGAATCAATTGAATCTTTGCACAAATTGTTTGCGATCAGGACATGACGAACAACGTTGCAGGCTGAGCTCATGCCGGCTTTGCACACAAAGACACAATACCATGCTACATATGAACAATCAAGCAAAGGCAGACCCTAAGTCTTCCACATCCAAACCTAATGATTGTGTAGCATCACCAACTCTAAAAGAGCATACACAAGCTCCACAACAAATTACAAACAGTGCTGCTTTATGCTCCACGTTCGGTAGCCATCGTGTACCGTTATCTACAGCTGTCATCAACGTCAGCGACTATGATGGCCACACACACCAAGTTAGAGTTCTCTTGGACAACGGAAGTATATCTAGTTTCATTACCAAAGATCTTcaagcaaaattaaaattacctacttattccaCTAGCATATCCGTCACAGGGTTAGAAAAGAAAAGATCAAGCATCACCGAACATTGTGATGTAACCATAACTTCACGTACGCAAGACTACACAGCAGAAGTCAATTGCTTCGTTGTCCAAGAGATCACTGATATGATTCCATTCACCAAACTAAATTGTGATTCGTTCACTATTCCCCCTCACATCCACCTAGCGGACCCGAACTTTCACGAGCCATCCGAGGTGCAGATGCTGCTGGGTGCAGAACTCTTTTGGGAGTGCATTACATATAATCACATATCCCTGGGCAAGAAAAAACCCGTCCTAGTTGAAACAACACTCGGATGGCTTGTTGCAGGTTCTATACATACACAAAATTCTAAACAAAAGCAACCCTATACAGTCCATTGCAATCTAATCAATAACATTGAGCTCGATGCAAAACTAGACAAGTTTTTTGAACTAGAATCAGTTCCATCCACTCAACAAATCCACACTAAAGGTGAGAGTGAATGCGAACGCATATTTACACAATCAACAACCCGCCACCCAGATGGTAAGTTTGTTGTCACAATACCATTAAAAGAATCTCCTGAATGTTTGGGCGATTCTAAAGCACAAGCATTACTTCGATTTCAAGCATTAGAGCATAAATTCAAGCGCACCAGATGTCTTGTACAGTTGGGTCAAGAATGCgcagaaaaaaatgtaagtgAAACAATCTTACACGATTTCTATATAGATGACTACATCTCAGGAAATGATGACAAAGCCACTCTGTTAGAAACATGCAGAGGCGTCATTAAAACACTAGAAAGTGCTCATTTTCACTTAAGAAAGTGGCGTTCAAATACACCATCATTACTTGATAATTTAGTTGCAGAAAACAGTAGCGATGAACTATTTAAATTGGACACAGAAAATCACTCGAAAACCTTAGGTTTACTTTGGTCATGTCAATCTGATGAGCTGCTGTTCTCTGTAGCTGAAAATCTAAAACCCAAACCCACAACCTTGAACCCTGCCGACATAGGTAGTAGGGGTCAGAGCGCATCAAACCTCAAAAATTCACTTTTGTGGTGGGAAGGACCGCCCTTCCTTCATGAAACGGAAATACAATGGCCTACTCAACCTCAAAACTTACCTTTAGAAAATTTGCCTGAAGTCAAAATACAATGTCACGTTTCAACTGAACAATGCGAGGATAATTTTACCTCTAAATACTCAAACTTTTGTAAATTGCAACGTATTGTAGCATACATGAATAGATTCGTTCataactgtaaaaatataacaaacaagAATACAGGTCCATTAAAGGTGTCAGAGCTTAATCTGTCATTACAAATGTTGTGCAAACAAGTGCAGACTGACAAATTTAGCGAGCAACTCTCGCGTTTGCTAAATAAGCGCCCACTTTCTCACAAAGATACTCTGTTGAAATTTAATCCATTTGTAGATACTTTCGGAATTATGCGAGTAGGCGGTAGACTTGCAAGTTCATATTAcgattataacacaaaacaccCTATTTTATTACATGCATCGCATCACATCACTAAAATATTAGTACACCATTACCATCGAATGTTGATGCACACTGGACCACAGCTGATGCTAGTAACATTACGTCACAGGTATTGGATAATTAACGGCCGTAACCTTTGCAGACAGACTTCACAAAGCTGCATTACATGTTTAAGATATTCGGGTAAAACTCATCAGCCAATTATGGGCAACTTGCCACTGCAAAGGGTACAGTCCGAATATGTATTTGCTAACACATCCTGTGACTACGCTGGGCCAATCCTGATAGCGAGCAGAAAGGGTCGTGGTTGTCAAATGAAGAAAGCATATatagttgtttttgtttatttggcaGTGAGGGCCGTACACTTGGAGCTCGTCACTGATTTGACAGCCATGGGCTTTATTGCCGCTTTAAATAGATTCATAGCCCGCAGAGGCAAACCAGCCACCATTTTGTCAGATAATGGTACTTGTTTCATAGGGGCTTGTAACGAATTAGCAAAGttccttaaaaataattctgaAGAAATAACGTCATATTCAGCTTCAAAGGAAATAGAATTCAAATTTTGTCCTGCTTATAGCCCACATTTTAATGGTTTGGCGGAGGGCGCAGTTAAGCAG AACTGCAGGTCCGAAACAAATGGCGCAGGGATGGAGGCCAGCTGA